GGAATGGAGCATCTGTGGAGACTTTCCTGACCTCACCGATAGTTCCATATCGAGAAAGAAGAATATCACCTTGTTCCGGTATGATCTTTCTGGTTAGAGCTGTGTAGTCTTCAGGTGAGATGCGTTTAGCGCCTTCGAAATCAATCTGGTTGTCTCCATAGAAATCCTTGGTACTGATGTAAGGTATTCCAGACTCTACTGCACGAGGCATTTTATGGTCTACATCACCAATGCGCACAGTTATATCTGCTAAGGCGGTCCAACACCATCCTGGTGGTAGTTTGTTCTCCTCACTCATGCCACGAGCCTCTCATTGATGTCTTGGAGCATTGCTGGAAACTCCTGCCCAAAGACTTGATATGCCTTGCCCAGCCCACCCCGCTGGCTGAAGGGCACGTTATCGAAATCACTCGGATCGATGGTCAGTGAGGTCGCCACATGCTCCCGCATCAACTCCAACCATTGCCGCTGCTCCGGGGTGAAGGGTTGCCCTCGTCGCTGCTCCTGCTCCTCCAGCCAAATGGCAAAGCGTCGGCGGATGACCTCCGCATATGGCTCCAACCTGGCCTCCTGATCGTGCTCCCGCTCCAGCGCATACCGCACCAACGCCACCAGGTCGGTGAGCAGATGCCTCGTCCCCACGCCCTGCACCCGTGCCCCATCCAGCCGTTGATACGCCTGCCAGAGCTTGTCGGTCGTCAATCCGAGCGGAGGCGCTTGAATGGCTGCGGCCAGTTGCTTGATGTCCTTCAGGCGGAGCGTTGCATGGCGTGGGCCGTTGTAGAGTACCTGGAGGGCCGTAATCTCATCTCGATGCTCCTCAATGAACTGCCGAAAGCTCCCCACCGCCTGCCGAGCCTGCTCCTCCGCTCTGGCATCCCACTCTGCTGCTAACAGCGTATCCTGGCTCACCACATCAATCGTCTGTTCGTCGCGCTTCTGAATGTCAATCAAGAGCTTGCGTAAGGCTGGGTTGTCAAACGGGGCTACTACCCCGGCCATAAGGAGCTTCGCTGCCTTCTGAATTGCCTGTTCATCCGGCTCCTTTTGCCCGGTGGCTTGTCGCGCAATCTCCAGATGTTGGTCAGGGTCACAGGCAGCAATCAGCGCCTCGGCCAGGTCACGAATCTCCATCCCATCGGCCTGCTGTATAATCTCCTTCTGATCCGCCAGTGTCGCTTTGCGCCCCAACCGTCCCAGCCGCCCGGCCAGCGAGAGCAGCGTATCCTCATCACGATTGCCCAAGGCCACCGAGGTCAGCAGCTTGTCAAACGGCACCGAGCGTTTGCGTTCCAATGATGGTTCATCCGTCTTCAGTCGCTCACACACCCCAACCGCATCCACCAGCACGAAACGGTCTTTGCTGCGCGCATCGGGCGTGACCGCTTGAAAGTCATCGTCCGAGATCGTGCGGGTGCCGCGCCCTTTCATCTGTTCGAAGAAGCCCTTGCCCCTGACTGAGCGCATAAAGAGCAGCACTTCCAGTGGCTTAACATCGGTGCCAGTGGCGATCATATCCACCGTGACGGCGATGCGCGGATAGAAGCTGTTGCGGAAGCTGGCGATGAGGTCTTCAGGCTTGCTGCCGGTGGTCTTGTAGGTGATCTTCTGGGCAAAGTCGTTGCCCCGGCCAAACTCCTCGCGTACAATCTGTACAATGTCATCAGCGTGGCTATCATCCTTGGCGAAGATCAGCGTCTTGGGCACTTCCTTGCGGCCAGGGAAGAGGTCGGTAAAGAGGGCATCGCGGTAGGCGCGGATGACGGTGCGAATCTGATCTGGGGTGACGACATCCCGATCAAGTTGACTAGCCCCGTAGTTGATCTCCTCATCGACCTGTTCCCAGCGTTTCGCTCGCGTCAGCCTATCCCGCTTATCAACGTAGTAGCCCTGCTCGATGGTGCTACCCCGCTCGGTAATCGCCGTGCGAATCCGATAGACCTGATAATCGACATTGACGCCATCAGCCACCGCCCGCTCGTGCCCATACTCCATGACCAGATTGCTATTGAAGAAGCCAAACGTCTGCTTGTTAGGCGTGGCTGTCAGGCCAACGGTGAAGGCATCAAAA
The DNA window shown above is from Ktedonobacterales bacterium and carries:
- a CDS encoding DEAD/DEAH box helicase family protein, which codes for MTPEAKARQKIDGMLAQAGWVVQDFGALNLGAGRGVAIREFPLSTGPTDYLLVVDRQAVGVVEAKKEGETLTGVEVQSTKYREGRPGALPVACFPLPFAYETTGVETRFTNGLDPDPRSRSVFAFHRPETLAEWLAQAPEASENQIMRARLLRLPPLPRTGLRECQVEAITNLERSFWQNRPRALVQMATGSGKTYMAVSSVYRLIKFGGARRVLFLVDRSNLGRQTLKEFEQFITPDDGRKFTELYNVQHLQSNSIDRVARVCISTIQRLYSILSGEPEFDASLEEGSLFDLDATLASQPPKEVLYNPQVPIETFDVIITDECHRSIYNLWRGVLEYFDAFTVGLTATPNKQTFGFFNSNLVMEYGHERAVADGVNVDYQVYRIRTAITERGSTIEQGYYVDKRDRLTRAKRWEQVDEEINYGASQLDRDVVTPDQIRTVIRAYRDALFTDLFPGRKEVPKTLIFAKDDSHADDIVQIVREEFGRGNDFAQKITYKTTGSKPEDLIASFRNSFYPRIAVTVDMIATGTDVKPLEVLLFMRSVRGKGFFEQMKGRGTRTISDDDFQAVTPDARSKDRFVLVDAVGVCERLKTDEPSLERKRSVPFDKLLTSVALGNRDEDTLLSLAGRLGRLGRKATLADQKEIIQQADGMEIRDLAEALIAACDPDQHLEIARQATGQKEPDEQAIQKAAKLLMAGVVAPFDNPALRKLLIDIQKRDEQTIDVVSQDTLLAAEWDARAEEQARQAVGSFRQFIEEHRDEITALQVLYNGPRHATLRLKDIKQLAAAIQAPPLGLTTDKLWQAYQRLDGARVQGVGTRHLLTDLVALVRYALEREHDQEARLEPYAEVIRRRFAIWLEEQEQRRGQPFTPEQRQWLELMREHVATSLTIDPSDFDNVPFSQRGGLGKAYQVFGQEFPAMLQDINERLVA